One Arachis hypogaea cultivar Tifrunner chromosome 2, arahy.Tifrunner.gnm2.J5K5, whole genome shotgun sequence genomic window, GCTAAGCGAACGAGGGATGAGTGAGGGAACGCAACAACTAGCGTCGTGGTGCCAAGTCAATCCTTTTCAAACTTGAACCTTCACACACAAACACCCTTTCTTCCCGCAAGTGTTTCCCACGCTCCTGGTAACTGATTAAtgctaaaataaaaaaaccaaaggttaatactaaaataaaaacaaaaggttaaTTATTCTTCAATTAAATTATTTAGAGTATAATTAGATACTATGTATGATGTATgatattttagatttaatttcatAATAATCGTTAATGTAGCAGAAAAAACGATTATTCAATTATTTAGTAAATTCTACACATAAcacaaattattaaattttttgttaaaatattaatccaaaaatgtttaacattttaatttctaGATTTCATTATTGCAAGATTATAATTTGGAATTTGGATGCAATGTGTCAGTGTCAATGAAATAAAAAAGTTGACACAAAATTGGTAACGGTTTTAAAAAGAaacgtttttaatatttttatttttatctcattaaataccaaaaattaattatatattctgACCATTATATCTAGAAGagtatataagaaaaaaaattgtatataagttcatgttaattttattatttttaatcttataataatataaatttggattttttatggtattatattaaaaaaataatactacatatttaaatattttttaattaagtgcaatcaaatttatttaatatcaataaaaattaattataaatagtattattctaaattttattatttaatttagttgaacttagtttataaaaagacttaaatttataatgttatttttaaatttagacaatttttaaatttatttagattcaaaataaatattatccatttttttcattaaaaaaaaagatgaaaaccatAAAGGATTAGGAGGAAACTTAAATAGCAAGAGTGACTAAAAAGATGCTACGTCTATTTAATTTCATTAATTATCACACAAAAATGGTAATATTGATGGTACAACTCAACATGAATTTGTAACCTGTTCACCCAGAGCTATGATTAACGTGAGCAGTCAAACTAAAAAACGTGAAAGGAATTCGAATACCataaattattgaaataaaaCATTGCCTAATTAGATATATTACTGTTTAAAAATCATGATTAGTGTGAGAGGAATGTGCCGGGAAGTGCCACGGTATTGTCAGTATCACATTCTACGTACAAACCCAACATCCACTAACTAATAGCCAGAAAGGTTAAAACCGAAATGGTAAAAGAAACTCAGCCGCATGAAAATTCATAGATGGCGCGTAGCTACAACACACCCGCGCCGCGCGTCACTAACTTGTACCAGAAAAAGCACCGCCTCTTTCCGCTCTGCTCTACAAAAAGTACACACCACCCCTCGCCCTCTCTCTGTCTTttcttcccttctctctctaTATTTCTCTCGTTCTCTCAATTCCATTTTccattgtttctttttgttttttcttaatacaaaaaaaaatccacCGCGTTTGAGAGAGACAcataaaatgaaaaattgaaaaaataaaaaataaaaacagaagaaGAGACTGTGTTGTTAAAAGGCACATCAAATCCTTTCTTCAATCCATGCTCCGTTTCGTTTCATTTCATTTTATGTCTCGTTTTACACCCATAGCAGCTACTACTCTAGCCGGGTCCCTTTAAATCACTTCACCACCACTATTAAAAAACCAAAATCTCTTCCCTCTCGAAGTTCCAGAGATCTTTACTTCAtcttttttcattctcttcttctgtTCTCTCTTTCTTTTGTCTTCATGGCTGAGAACCTGGACGACGGTGAGTTTTGGCTCCCACCACAGTTCCTCACAAACGACGATACGCCTCTGAACAACATCAACGATTTCAGTTACAACCACGTCACTTCCTTGCTCAAtcgccaaaacgacgtcgtttcgagGCAGATGTTAAGTTATGGGAGCAGTTACCCCTATTCTCCTGTGGAGTCCAGCGAGACAGAGAGCAGCGACGAGGAagaacaccaccaccaccaaatcGCCGATTTGACTCGCCGAGTTGCGCACGCCAAACTCGGACTCGACTTCCACCACCATCACTCCTTACCCTCACAAAAACCCAaggtattaaaaaatttaaaaaataaataaaaaatatacgagtttgttttttaaatataattgtcttTCTTCTAGAGTGTGGTTGTGAGCGGTTCGCCACAGTCGACTCTGTGCGGTTGCGGGGGAAGAGGAGGTTCATCGTCGAGTCCGAACAGCGGGTGTCACGGGACTTCTCAGAGGGCCACGTGGGATCTCCTGCGTGCTGCTGCAGGGGAAGTCGAGAGGATGCGCCTTGGCCACCCCCACTTGAACGACAACTTCACCATAGAACGATGCCGTTTCGACCATAACAACAACACAAGCGTTGTCGTTCCACCAACAAACCCTGGAATCGTTGCATTCAACAATAACAACCACCACCATCTCTCGGCCACTCAGCAGAAACTCCAAGTAGCACaggtaaaaataaaatttctcaAGAATTCAAAAAAATTTGCGTTATCTGGTTATGCCGTTAATGATtagtatttttgtgtttttagttTGAGATGCTGAGGCAACAACAGTTGGCGAAGCAGCAGCAGGGTTCCGTTCCAGTGTGGTGCGGTGCACAGAACAGGGGAAGGAGTGATGTTGGTTCCGTTGGAGTAAGAAACGTTGGTAGTTTGTGTGATGCAGCTGCATGGCCTTCTATGCAGGCCCAGCAACACGCgaagcaacaaaatcaacagCAATATGGGTCTGGAATGAGAGCGGTTTTTCTTGGGAATCCAAAGAGAGAAAGTGCTGGAACCGGTGTGTTCTTGCCACGACGTGTTGATAGAGCAGCTGAATCAAAGAAGAAGTCAGGTTAAGACAAAATCAAGAAATAACTTGCGCATCCATTTTTATCACTTATttccttttattgttttcttgGTATATGATTTGTTTGTTGCTTCTATTGTCTGTATTTTGTGCTGGaaacttttctattttattggggattagggttttattaaaaaattactctTCCCTTCCCTCTTATTTAAATCTTTTGTTTCCTgtaattctattttaaaaatatttgcgGTG contains:
- the LOC112748950 gene encoding uncharacterized protein isoform X1; the encoded protein is MAENLDDGEFWLPPQFLTNDDTPLNNINDFSYNHVTSLLNRQNDVVSRQMLSYGSSYPYSPVESSETESSDEEEHHHHQIADLTRRVAHAKLGLDFHHHHSLPSQKPKSVVVSGSPQSTLCGCGGRGGSSSSPNSGCHGTSQRATWDLLRAAAGEVERMRLGHPHLNDNFTIERCRFDHNNNTSVVVPPTNPGIVAFNNNNHHHLSATQQKLQVAQFEMLRQQQLAKQQQGSVPVWCGAQNRGRSDVGSVGVRNVGSLCDAAAWPSMQAQQHAKQQNQQQYGSGMRAVFLGNPKRESAGTGVFLPRRVDRAAESKKKSGCSTVLVPARVVQALNLKLEDMVPVHNHHHSRSNVTSNMENAAGSTIPRIRSNYNYGFSHQKRNNLRPQPQVNHEIRLPQEWTY
- the LOC112748950 gene encoding uncharacterized protein isoform X2, which encodes MAENLDDGEFWLPPQFLTNDDTPLNNINDFSYNHVTSLLNRQNDVVSRQMLSYGSSYPYSPVESSETESSDEEEHHHHQIADLTRRVAHAKLGLDFHHHHSLPSQKPKSVVVSGSPQSTLCGCGGRGGSSSSPNSGCHGTSQRATWDLLRAAAGEVERMRLGHPHLNDNFTIERCRFDHNNNTSVVVPPTNPGIVAFNNNNHHHLSATQQKLQVAQFEMLRQQQLAKQQQGSVPVWCGAQNRGRSDVGSVGVRNVGSLCDAAAWPSMQAQQHAKQQNQQQYGSGMRAVFLGNPKRESAGTGVFLPRRVDRAAESKKKSGCSTVLVPARVVQALNLKLEDMVPVHNHHHSRSNVTSNMENAGSTIPRIRSNYNYGFSHQKRNNLRPQPQVNHEIRLPQEWTY